aattgaaataaacattttaaaaaatggaaaaagtacattaaaatttaagcatctatcttaaaatgtacttatatcttaaaatggtagtaaattatataaaaatggaaataccacattaaaaaaaaatgtatagttttacatcaagaaagtctctataaaactcattattccatccacatcaacctcacactattaagaaaaatttcaaagcactcgagcaaaaaaatagtttcaccatcaactcttgccgtcccagaaacctttaatgaccttgaatgagatttttttataacaacaaactttttgttaggtggattcattgttgggaaacccgcaacttccaaaagccgaacttattcatgggaattgaattgcttttcatagactcaaaggtattcttacaaatttaaattaatctaatccataattttattgttaatattcatactaactctctCATGACCAAACCATTTCAGTTAgtaaccattcaagcgtttatcccgaaacacttccttcctcgccgaatcaggtattggttcatgttggtttagttttgtttttggtttactaaccggtttaggatggtcctattgtaaatataatttaagttggtttagcatatattatgtttaaaataacttaaattaaataataataatattatgcttaaaatataatttcagagagttttcaaatatagtcaatatataatatcttaaatttttttttttaaaatatacataatttatatatatagattaatcttccaaacttaaactattatattatatatgaataatgtttttaaataaaaataatttctaatttaaaataaaaataaaaacaacaaatggttattttcaaataatggatgtaatttacattatactatcatttaacaagtattagatacgttttgatatatcattattttctatttccagaaaacaataaattgtttaacatcaatatcatctaggttaagtatacgaacaacacaaattcaaacatcacaaaaaatatttacataaccattataatacaataatttaatcaaaaaatataattaaaaaatattaaaaagaatagttatatacttaatatttgaaaataaaagatatttttgctaaaattgtacttacctggccaaggagatcgaccatctttttacggatcgatcgaatgttgagcatgtggtcgatccgaaaatactctgcagtttaataaaatctctaaaacatttattccaacgctcaaaagatagttttgctaaatatgataactagatagccaataaaattacaaaaaaatatttaaatagtaaaaaatatgttaatttaacgttttaaaatttaaaaataaattttaattatgatatgcattttaacatttatataaatatatatcatagcctaaatataaataatttaacaacttaaattagaaaaaataaaaatcccgggcgtagcccgggttaatccctagtaaATAAAGAAAAGCGAATATAACCAATTTTCAACGgcagttttattaaataatatataaatatattttgtttgtttgaatgTGGACAATTTTTTCAGAACACATCATCCAACAACTAATTTTTTtcgaaataattttaatttctccataaaaaagatatcaaatatacaATAACAgaatttaagaatttttatttGGCGAAAGTCTTacattctttttctttaaaccctatttttgtttgtattggTGGATCAGTTTTCCAATGATTTTGTACGATAAACTTTCTAGTTCTcctaaaagaaaaactaatctTCTTCTGTGATACGAGGACAAACCTCGTTTGATAACTAAAGATCCTTTTGGCAGAGGAATAACCAGAAACAAATTCTAAACTAGAAGAGACATGACGATCGAAATAGCATCTTGGGCCCAACATACAGATCCCTTGATGGGCTTTGTATATTAATCGATTCGGAGTTTAAATATCCAGATTGTATTCGTCCAGACACAATAAACATGGCGATTCGAACATTCTCTTCTCTTGTCCGCGCCACTCTTcaccaaacccctaaaccccaTTCACtacgcttcttcttcttctccacacTCCCACAcgatccaccaccaccaccaccagagCTAATCAACGAAATCTCCCGCGTTTTAAGCGATCACCGCAACCCCAAAGACGACCTCGAACACACCCTCACCGTCTACTCTCCCAAACTCTCCTCCAACCTAATCGAACAAGTCCTGAAACGCTGCAAAAACCTCGGCTTCCCCGCCCACAGATTCTTCCTCTGGGCGAGGCGAGTCCCGGGCCTCGAACCCAGCTCGGAAAGTTACCACATTTTGGTCGAGATTCTCGGCAGCAGCAAGCAGTTTGCTTTGCTTTGGGACTTTCTGATCGAAGCGAGAGAGTATAACTACTTTGAGATTGGTCCTAAAGTGTTTTGGATTGTCTTTAGAGCTTATAGTAGAGCTAACTTACCAAGTGAAGCCATTCGAGCTTTTAATCGAATGGTTGAGTTTGGGATTAAGCCTAGTGCTGATGATCTTGACCAGCTTCTCCATTCGCTTTGCGATCGGAAACACGTGGAACACGCTCAGGAGGTTTTCGACAAGGCCAAACACTGTTTCGTCTTCGCGCCGAGCGCGAAGACGTATAGCATTTTAGTGAGAGGCTATGCGAGGGTGAGAGACGCCTCCGGTGCACgcaaggtgttcgatgaaatgcttGAGAGAAACTGCGAAGTCGATTTGCTCGCGTACAACGCGCTTTTAGACGCGTTGTGCAAGTCCGGCGATGTCGACGGAGCGTATAAGATGTTTCAAGAAATGGGTAAGCTCGGACTTACCCCGGACGCGTACAGCTACGCTATTTTCATCCACGCCTACTGCGACGCGGACGATGTTCATTCGGCTTATAAGGTTCTCGATAGGATGAAGAGGTACGGGCTTGTACCTAATGTGTACACGTACAACCATATCATAAAGACTCTCTGCAAGAAGGAGAAGGTTGATGATGCTTATCTACTGTTGGATGAGATGATTGAAAGAGGAGCTGATCCGGACACTTGGACTTACAATTCGATAATGGCTTACCACTGCGACCACTGCGAGGTGAACCGAGCGACGAATCTGATCTCTAGAATGGACAGAACCAAGTGTTTACCTGATAGGCACACTTACAATATGGTTCTCAAGCTGCTGATAAGGATAGGGAGGTTTGACCGCGCCGAGGAGATGTGGGAAGGGATGAGCAAGAGGAAGTTTTATCCAACGGTTGCTACTTATACCGTGATGATACATGGGTTGGTGAGGAAGAAAGGGAAGATGGAGGAGGCTTGCAGGTACTTTGAGATGATGGTTGACGATGGGATTCCGCCTTATTCGACGACGGTTGAGATGTTGAGGAACAGGCTTGTGGGTTGGGGACAGATGGATGTTGTGGATGTTTTGGCGGGGAAGATGGAGAGGAGCAGTTGTTGTAAGGTTAGAGAAATGGCGGTTGAGATgagagggaggaggaggagagtggGACGTAGGAGTGAAGGAAGTGAAGATGATGATTCTGAGCTTGAAAGAGAAACATATGaataataaaagttaaagaGAGTTGGATAGGCTCAGGGAGTAGCTTGGATTTATTAATGTTGAGGAAGGTTCTATAAAGACAAAGACAAGAGATTCTGAGCTTATGGGAGAAACATGGCTAGAATTGTTCCCTAAGACAAGACTCTCTGTTGTTTTAAATACAAGAGACTCTCACTGTGGTTCTTCTAACAGTAGATATATTCAAGAGTagtgtttcttttggctctAATCCCTCCATATTCGACCATCCTTGTACGGGTTTCTCTTTGgatcataaatattaaaagacTTTCTGCCTCTTGTTCTGACAATAAAACACTTTTTGAAGCATGTGTGAGTTTTCACTGAGACCTTTTAAATGAGAAAGAAGGTTTGAGAAAAACAGAGTTTCTCTGCTGAAACAGAGTTTTTTTGCCACCGACGACGAAAGTGCGAAGCTTTAATAGATCTGATTCGCAAGCTCTGATCTGAAGTTGAATTTGTCAAAACCTATCAAATGATTGCATCTCCGGTGAAGCCACTATTCGTCTTCGTcataactttctctcttctcctcgTCGTGATCATTCTATCTCCCTCGCCACACTTCCTCCAGTTTCCACCGGTTCCTTCCGGTTCATCACTGTAAGTGTGTCTTCTCCGTGTTAGAGTATTGGGAAGCATTCAAAATGTTGTCTTTTTGCGTGCTAAAGTTGGACAAATCGGTA
This genomic interval from Brassica napus cultivar Da-Ae chromosome A6, Da-Ae, whole genome shotgun sequence contains the following:
- the LOC106447453 gene encoding pentatricopeptide repeat-containing protein At1g52640, mitochondrial, which translates into the protein MAIRTFSSLVRATLHQTPKPHSLRFFFFSTLPHDPPPPPPELINEISRVLSDHRNPKDDLEHTLTVYSPKLSSNLIEQVLKRCKNLGFPAHRFFLWARRVPGLEPSSESYHILVEILGSSKQFALLWDFLIEAREYNYFEIGPKVFWIVFRAYSRANLPSEAIRAFNRMVEFGIKPSADDLDQLLHSLCDRKHVEHAQEVFDKAKHCFVFAPSAKTYSILVRGYARVRDASGARKVFDEMLERNCEVDLLAYNALLDALCKSGDVDGAYKMFQEMGKLGLTPDAYSYAIFIHAYCDADDVHSAYKVLDRMKRYGLVPNVYTYNHIIKTLCKKEKVDDAYLLLDEMIERGADPDTWTYNSIMAYHCDHCEVNRATNLISRMDRTKCLPDRHTYNMVLKLLIRIGRFDRAEEMWEGMSKRKFYPTVATYTVMIHGLVRKKGKMEEACRYFEMMVDDGIPPYSTTVEMLRNRLVGWGQMDVVDVLAGKMERSSCCKVREMAVEMRGRRRRVGRRSEGSEDDDSELERETYE